ACGTGTCGGCGTCGTTCCCACGGGCGCCGCGGTTCACCGATGCCTCGTGCAGGCGACGGCGGACGTCCCGGTCGGTGAGCGACTCCAGGGCCGGCTGCGCGGTGGGGAGGATGAGCGTCAGGAGGTACTTGCCCTCATGACCGGCGTCGGCGGCCGCGGAGGCCGCGGCGGAGATCGCGTCGGCGGACAGCCCGTCGAGCTCCTCCGCGGTGTCGAGCAGCAATGCCGAATCGTTGGTGTCCTTCATGAGCTTCTGCGAGAACTCGGTGCTGAGCGCCGAGAGTTCCGAGTTGAGCCGGCGGAGCGTGGCCTGGGCGTCGTCGTCGAGCTCCGCACCCGCGCTCACGAAACTGCGGAGCAGTTCCTCGACGAGGCGCGCCGACTCGTCGTCGAGGCCGTCGAGCGGCACTTGGCGGATCCGCTCGAACAGGGCCCGGTTGAGCTTGATGTTGTCCTCGTGCTCGGCGAGGCGCGGAGCGACCTGCTGCTCGAGCTCCTGGATGGCGGGGGTGGCGTGGCTGACCGAGTTGCTGAAGAAGACGCGGGACACGCGGTCGAGGGTGCTCCCTGCGCGCTCGAGGGCGACGAGCGTGTTCTCGAACGTCGGCGCATCGTCGGACCCCGTGATGCTCCCGATCTCGGCGAGGTGTTCGGCGAACCCTGCGTCGAAGGCGGGCAGGTAGTGCTCGTCCCGGATGGCGGCGAACGGCGGCAGCTGGTAGTCGAGGGTGCTCGGTGCGAGGAAAGGGTTGCTCATGAGAACCAACTTTTGCACGTTGTTGCACTTTCCCGCACCACCCTTGACCCGTCCGCTGAACGCTACCTAGGGTCGAAAATGCCTCGCTGCCTGATGATCGTGGGGGTCCCGTCTCGGGAACCGGTGTCAGGCAGGGGCACACGGCACCGACGCCGGTGTGCCGCGGAGCATGCCGGGCAGCGCGGCCCGGTCACGACAAGGAGAGCTCATGAGCATGCGTTCCCGAACATCCGTCCTGCTGTCGTTGTCCCTCGTCGTCGCCGGCCTCGGCGTGTCCGCCGGCCCGGCTGCAGCGAAGGCTCCACCCCCGGAGGCACCCGTCGCCGCGGCGGCGCCGGACGGGACGACGCCGATCCCAGCCGTCGAGGGACCGCTGGACTCCTCGGCCGAGTCCTACCCCTTCGGTGCCGCGGATCACCAGGAAGTCCCGCAGGACCTCGGGGACCTCGGCTACGTGGAGGAGGAGTACCTGGTCAGCGGTACCTCCAACGTCTACACCTGGCCCACCCAGGGCCCTGCCCAGATCCGCACCCCCGACGCGCCGTACACCACCCGCGTGCTCGTCCGGAAGCCCGCGAAGGGCAGGGAGTTCAGCGGCAACGTGGTGGTCGAGATGCTCAACCCGAGCAACCTGTTCGACCTCAACATCGGGTGGGCCGTGGCCCAGGAGCAGATCGTCGCCAACGGCGATGCCTGGGTGGGGATCACCGCCAAGCCGATCGCCGTCGAGGCGCTCAAGAACTTCGACCCCGAGCGGTACGCGTCGCTGTCGTTCGCGAATCCGCTCCCGCTGAGCGACCCGGCCAACTGTGCCACGGTGGCGTCCGATTCCTCGAGGAGCACCGAGAACGGCCTCATCTGGGACATCTACTCCCAGGTCGGGGCGTGGCTGAAGAGCGACGACGACGCCAACCCGCTGCGTTACGGATCCCGGACCACGAAGGTGGAGCACGCCTACGGGTTCGGCTACTCCCAGACGGGCGGCTACCTCGTCGACTACATCAACGGCGTGCACCCGCGTGTCGTCGAGTCGGACGGCGCGCCGGTCTACGACGCGTACATCGTCGCCGTCGCCGGCGGCGCCTTCGCCGGCGCGTACCCGATGAACCAGTGCGAGCCGGCGCCGCCTGCCACGGACGCGCGGCGCCAGTTCAAGGACGTCGGCGTGCCGATCATGCGGCTGATGTCGCAGTCCGACTACCTGCTCGGCATCGGCTCGCGCCGCGCGGACAGCGATGCCCCCGGTGACCAGTACCGCCACTACGAGATGGCGGGGGCCGGGCACGCGACGCCGGACGAGCTGACGTACTCCGCGTCGTCCGCGGACATCATCGCCGCAGGCCGCGCCGTACCGCCGGCGTCCTGCAACGAGGGCCCGCGCAGCAGGTTCCCGAGCTCCATCTTCTTCAACGCGGCGCTCCGGAACCTGGACCTCTGGGTGCGCGACGGTATCGCACCCCCGCACGCCGAGCCGATCCTCGTCCGTGACGGCGCACCGGTGCTGGACGAATTCGGCAACGTGCAGGGAGGCCTGCGCTCGCCCTTCCTCGACGCGCCGACCAGCACCTGGTACGGCACCGCGACCGGCGCATCCTTCTGCTTCATCGCGGGATACGAGCGGCCGCTGTCGCAGGACGTGATCGACGGCCTGTACCGGAATCACGGCGCCTACGTGAGGGCGGTCAAGGACAGCACCCGCTCACTGGAACGCCAGGGGTTCCTGACGGACTACGACGCCCGCGAGCTGGCGAAGGATGCCGCGCGGAGCGACATCCCCTGACCCGGCGCGGTCATGCGTGGCGGAGGCCCTCGTTCCGGCGGGGGCCTCCGTCGTCCGCTACATTCGGAGGCATGAGCGGCAGCGTGATCGTCCTGACCGGGCCACCGGGCTCGGGCAAGTCGACGACCGCGCGGGCGCTGGCGGGCACCTATCCCCGAGCCGTCCACCTGCACACCGACGATTTCTGGCACGTGATCGTCTCCGGCGGCATCCCGCCCTACCTGGCCGAGTCCGACGCACAGAACCAGGTCGTCGTCGACGCCGTCGCCCGGGCCGCCTTCACTTACGCACGCGGCGGGTACACCGTGGTGGTGGACGGCATCATGGGGCCGTGGATGCTCGGGCACTACCGCCGCGCGCTGCGGCACCACCCCGGCGTGGAACTGCAGTACGTCGTGCTGCGCCCCGACCGTCCGACGGCGCTCGCCCGGGCCCGGCAGCGTGCCGATCCCGGCGCGCTCGTCGACGAGGGCCCGATCCTCGCCCTGTGGGACCAGTTCGCGGACCTCGGCGTGCTGGACGGCCACGCCATCGATTCGACGGGACACGAGGAGGCCGAGACCCTTCGGGCGGTGCAGGACGCCCTGGCCGGTGGCCGCTACCGGCTCACGCACGACGGCGGGTCCCCGCGGGACCCCGCCATCGGCGCGGAGGACGACCGCGACGAGGTACCCCACGCGTCGCTCGGGGCCGACGAGGAAGACCTGCTGCACGGCGGGAGGCGGACCCCCCGTCTCCTGCTGCGCCGCCTCCTTCCCGGGGACGAGGAGGCGGTTCTGGCCTACCGGTCGGACGCCCACGCATCGCGGTACCTCGGGCACGGGCCCATGGAGCCCGGCAGGTACGCGGGATGGCTGGCAGAACGGGCCACCGGCTGGTCGCTCGAACGCCCGGGCGACCGCCGCTTCTACGCCGTCGTGGAGTCCGCGTCCGAGCGCGTGGTCGGTGACGCCGTCCTGATCCGCGCGGGGGAGGGCCTGCAGGGCGAACTCGGAATGTTCCTGCATCCGGAGACCTCCGGCCTCGGGTACTCGCTCGAGGCCGGGCGGGCGCTGCTCGACATCGCGTTCTCCGAGCTCGCCTGGCACCGGGTCGTCGCCCGCGCGGACGCGGACAACCGGAGTTCTGTGAGGGCGATCGAGAAGCTGGGACTGCGGCGCGAGGGCCTGTTCGTCGAGGGCACACCGCGCGGAGACACGTGGGCCGATACCGTGCAGTACGCCCTGCTCGCCCGCGAATGGGCAGCATCCGGTGCCTGAGGGTCGGCGTCGACCCAGCCGCCGCAGGGGCCGCCCCGTGAGCCGACGGGAAGCGACGACCGCCCCGCATCAGCCGCTGTGGCCGCCCACTGATGGCGCGTTCCGCCGGTCCGAGATGACAGCTGTCCTCGGCCGCGGCGACACGACCTGGCAGCGGGCCGGATCCGAGGTGCTGCGCTGGGCGGTGAAGACCCGCAGCGGCTTCTCCGTGAGCAGTCCGTGGCCGGTCGTCCCGGGAGAACGACTCACCGTGACCGCGACGGTCCTCGGCCTGACCGTCGCGGAACCGGTCGAGGTGGTCGCCGTCGTGGAGCAGCCTGAGAGGATCGGCTTCTCCTACCGGACGCGGCCCGGGCACCCCGTGCGCGGGGAGGAGGCGTTCATCGTGCATCGCGACGGTGACACCGTGCTCATCACTGTCCGATCACTCACCCGCGCCGCGTCATCGCAGCCGTGGCGGGCGCTCTTCCCGCTGCTCCTCGTGGCCCAGCGCATCGTGCGCAGGCGGTATCTGCGGGCGCTGCGGCAGTAGCCGGACCTCCCCTGCAGCGCGCCGGGGTGGGGATGTCCGGTTGCCTAGCCGCGGATCGCCAGGCCGAGCGTTCCGGTGGCCATCGGTCCGCCACACGCTGCCGACCCTCCGACCCGCTCCCAGGCCAGGTCCACCGTCGCCTCGGCGAGGACGGCGGAGTCCGCCGCGAAGGCCCTGATGGTGACGGTGTCGGGGGTGGACATGCCGACCTGCACCCTCCAGCGTCCCTCCCCGTCCGGCTCCGCCCAGTAGTACGGCTCCTCGGGCTGGTGCGGTGGCGCCGGGGCCGCCGTGGGGAGGGCAGGCGGCGTCAGGAGGGCAGGCGCCGGGCGGGCGGATGACGCGGGGAGGGACGGCGGTGGGGGTGGGCTGTCGTCGGGAGGTGCCGGCGGGGCGGCCGGCGTGGAGCAGCCGAGGTCGTCACAGAGTTCCACCCACGCGACCCGCTCGACGTCGTCGGCGGAACCGTCGAGCCTGATCTCGACCGCATTGACCCAGCCGATGGCCGGGCAGGCCTGCCCGGCGAACGGCTCACAGCCGGTCAGCATCACCGCGAGCACCGCACCGCCCAGCACCGCGTATCGCGGCCGTGTCCCTGCAGTCCCTGCACCGGATGCACCCATGAACCGACCCTGCCATGCCTCCGGGCCGGGAGACAGGGGACGGAGGGCGATACGGGATGACCGTTACTCGTCCGCAACGGTTCACCGGCGCCGGCGCCGGCCATTGAGTGTGACCGGCCGGCGCGGTGGAGCCGCGTGCGCCGGGCGGTGCCCGGCGCCGGCGCTCAGCCTTCGGCCGGGGGGGAGTAGAGTTGGAGGTCATTGCCCTCGCTGTCCTTGAAAGGCAGGATCCGCCCCCAGGGGTACTCGCTGATGTCGCCCTCGATGGACGCACCGCCACGGGACGAGATGCGCTCCAGTTCGTCCTCGATGGAGCCCTCGGGCTCGAAACTGATGACGGCGCCGCCGCCACGACCGCCGTGGGCGCTCTCGCGGGCGTTGAGGCCGATCGTCAACCCGCCGGCGTCCACCATGGACCAGTCCTCCTGCTCCATGGTGACACTCAGCCCCAGGGTGTCCCGATAGAAGGCGAGGGCCCTGCCCATGTCCTCGACGGGCACCCAGACGGTTGCTACTCCCTTGGCCATGACGCTCCTTCCGCGGACCCGTGAGGGGTCCGATGGGGTGGCGGGCCCCGGGCGGGGCCCGTCCCTTCGAAACGCTACCGGCAGGACCCCGCGGCGGGCCGGGACAACGGCGCCCCTTGACGTGCGGGCAGGAGTGCTGTCCCTACCGCGGCCGGGCCCCGGCGTGCCGGCGGGCGAGGTCGGCGAGGGAATCGTCCACACCGCCGTCGTCGAACGCACCGAACTTCCGCTCGGCGGCGGTGCGCAGCAGGAAGTCCGCGATCGCCGGGTTCTTCGGCAGCAGCGACCCGTGCAGGTAGCTCGCCACGATGTTCCGGTACCGGGCGCCCTCGTGCTTCTCCTGCGCGTTGTTCCCCGCGCCCTTCACCACCGTTGCCAGGGGCTTCAGCCCGTTCCCGAGGAACGTCTGGCCACTGTGGTTCTCGTAGCCGTGGATCTCGCCGAATTCCTCGCTGGTCGCGACGACATTGCCGATCAGGCGTTCCGTCCCGCCGCGCGTCTCCAGGTCCAGGACGCCGATCCCGGGGATGACCGTTCCGTCGTGGGTGTGGAAGGCGTTGCCGAACAGCTGGTACAGGCCACAGATCAGCAGCATCGGGGTTCCGTCCTCCGCCAGTCCGCGCAGCCTCGGGGCGATCGCCTGGAGGTCGTCCTGGATGACGACCTGACCGCTGTCCTGGCCGCCACCTCCCACGATGAGGTCGACGTCGTCCGGGAACTCGTCCCCCGTGTTGTGCTCCAGGATCTCCGCGCCGTAGCCGCGCCACGCGAGGCGGCGCTTGAGGACGAGCACGTTGCCGTAGTCGCCGTAGATGTTCATCTCGCGCGGGTACAGCTGCAGGATGCGCAGGCTGCCCTTCGAGGGATCGGCGGGTGCCTCGGTGAGGGCGGTGGCGGATGGGGCGTCGCTCATCAGGAGACAACCTCGACCTTCGTGATCTTGGAGAGTTCGCGGCGGACCGCGAGCATGGCCGTGTACGTGCAGAAGATGCGCTTGGGCCGGCCTTCCGAGCCGCGGATGAACTGCTGGAGTGCCGCCGTGATGTCCGGTTCGACCGCGCCGACCCGGACGTCGTCGTACGTGAGCCGGAGCGCCATGTCGTAGGCGCGGACGCCGCTCACCATGTCCACGCCGCCGAGGCCGAGCGAGTCGAAGTCGACGTCCCACAGCCAGGACATGTCGCGCCCGTCGGCGTAGTTGTCGTTGATCGCGACCATGGTGGCGCACCCGGCGGCGTCGAAGGACTTCAGTCCGAGCCGGAAGCCGCTGGGATTCTTGACGAGCACCAGTTCGAGGGCCTGGCCGTCGACGACGAGGCTCTCACCGCGACCGAAGGCGGGCTCCACGGCGGCCAGGGAGGAGAAGAGCCGCGCGGTGTCGGCGGTGCCGTCGAGGACTGCGCGGGCCGCAGCGAGTGCGGCCGCGGCGTTGAAGATGTTGTAGACGCCGCGCAGGCGCAGGTCCGTGTGCGTGATGGCGCCGTCCACCTCGAAGGATGCGGCGTTGCCGTCCACGGAGCGGAGGACGACGTCGGCCGGCAGCGCCGAGGCGGGGGCGGTGCCCTTGGCGCCGCGCAGTTCGTCGTCGTTCGGGAAGGTGCTGCGCAGCGACGCGTCGAGGCCGAAGTAGGCGACCCGGGCGGAGGGGATGGACGCGGCGAGGCCCGCGACGCGCGGGTCCTCGCGGTTCAGCACCACGGTCCCCGTCGTCGCGAGTGCGATGCGCTCCAGCAGGCGCGTGGTCGCGTCGATCTCGCCGAAGCGGTCCAGCTGGTCACGGAGGACGTTCAGGAGGAGCGAGTACCGCGGTGGTACGAGTTTCACGAAGTGCACGGCGTGCGCCTCGTCGAGCTCGAGGACGGCGACGTCGGCGTCGAGGCGCCCCCGCCAGTCGACGTCGCCCAGCAGGGACGCCGCGACCCCGCGCGTGAAGTTGCTGCCCGTGCGGTTCGTGAACACCTTCAGGCCCTGGCCCTCGAGCAGTTCCACCACCATCTTGGTGGTGGTGGTCTTGCCGTTCGTCCCGCTGACGACGACGACGCCGTGGGGGAGGGTGGACAGCGCGCGGCCCATGAAGCCCGGGTCGAGGCGTTCGACCACGAGGCCGGGGAAGGCGGAGCCGCCGCCGCGCAGGCGGGAGGCGATGCGCACGGCCTTGCCCACGAGGACTGGAAGGGGATTCATGCCTACAAATTATCGCAGGCGCGCATGTCATCCCGGGACGCGGCGGCGAGGCGCTGCTCACGCTGCCCGCCCGACACCGGCATCAGCGCTCCCACGGCCTAGAATCGGGGTATGACCTCCTCGTCCTCGTCGGCGCCGTCCTCCGTGCCCGGCGCCCCGTCCGACGCCGCTCCGACCGCCACCCCGGAGCCCGGCGGGACCGCCGCTGCCACGGTGCGGACCGGTCGGGACGTCGTCGTCGGGGTGCTCGCCGTCCAGGGCGACGTGCGCGAGCACATCGCGACCATCGAGTCCCTCGGCGGCCGCGCGGTGCCCGTCCGGCGGGCAGCGGAGCTCGCCGCGATCGACGGCCTGATCCTGCCCGGCGGCGAATCCACCACCATGGACAAGCTCACCCGCACCTTCGGCCTGGCCGGACCCCTGCGCGAGCTGATCGCGGGCGGACTGCCGGTGTACGGCTCGTGTGCGGGCATGATCCTGCTGTCCGACGTCATCGCGGACCCGGCGACCGACCGGAACGGCGACCCCCAGCAGACGTTCGGCGGGCTCGACATGGTGGTGCGCCGCAACGCCTTCGGCCGTCAGCGCGAGTCCTTCGAGACGGACCTCGCCTTCGCCGGACTCGCGACCACCGGTCCCGTCCCGGGCGACGACCCGGTGCGGGCCGTCTTCATCCGCGCACCGTGGGTGGAGAAGGTGGGTGCCGACGTCGAGGTGCTGGCCCAGGTGCCCGCCGCCGAGACGCCCCAGGCAGGGCCGTCCGACGGGGTGCCGGGCAGTGATCAGGGCAGTGCCCCCGGCGGGCCCGGGGCCGACTTGGAGCCGGTCGCTAGAATTGTCGCAGTGCGTTCAGGGAACCTGCTTGCCACGAGTTTCCACCCGGAAGTCACGGGTGAGCGGCGGGTCCACGAACTCTTTATCCGGATGATCAGAGGAGAAGCGTAAGCATGTCGGGGCACTCCAAGTGGGCAACAACGAAGCACAAGAAGGCTGCGATCGACGCCAAGCGCGCGAAGTCCTTCGCGAAGCTGATCAAGAACATCGAGGTCGCGGCGCGGGCCGGCGGCGCCGACGTCGCGGGTAACCCCGGGCTGGAACTGGCCGTCTCCAAGGCCAAGAAGACCTCCGTGCCCATCGACAACATCAACCGCGCCGTGAAGCGCGGGGCCGGTCTGCTCGGCGAGGCCGTCGACTACCAGACCATCATGTACGAGGCGCGCGGCCCGCAGGGTTCGGCCCTGCTGATCGAGTGCCTCACGGACAACAAGAACCGCGCCGCCTCCGAGGTGCGCCTCGGCATCTCCCGGAACGGCGGCACGATCGCCGATCCGGGCTCGGTGTCGTACCTGTTCGCCCGCAAGGGTGTCGTGACGCTCCCGAAGAACGGCCTCACCGAGGATGAACTGCTCATGTCCGTCCTCGACGCCGGCGCGGACGAGGTCAAGGAATCGGCCGACACGTTCGAGATCGTCTCCGAGCCCCAGGACCTCCGGGCCGTGGTGGCCGCGCTCGACGAGAGCAGCATCGAGTACGAGACCGACGACGTCGAGTTCGTGCCGTCCATGCAGGTGGACCTCGACACCGAGGGTGCCCGGAAGTTCCTCAAGCTCGTGGACGCCCTGGAGGAGCTCGACGACGTCCAGAACGTCTACTCCAACGCACACCTCCCGGACGACGTCCTGGCGGAGCTCGAGAACGACGACTGACATCGCACTCCTCCACAGCGCCGCCTCCACGGGGCGGGTAGCGCCATGACCTACCGCGTCATGGGCGTCGACCCCGGGCTCACCCGGTGCGGGCTCGCCGTCGTCGACATCGAGCCGAACCGCCGCTCCACGCTCGTCGCGGTCGGCGTCGTCGGCACGGAGGCCGGCAGGAGCCTCGACGAACGGCTCCTGGTCATCTCCGAGGCCGTGGACTCGTGGCTGGACCTGCACCAGCCGCAGGTCCTCGCCGTCGAGCGCGTGTTCAGCCAGCTCAACGTCAGCACCGTCATGGGTACGGCGCAGGCCTCCGGCGTCGTGATCGTCTCCGCCGCGCGGCGCGGCATCCCGGTGGCCCTCCACACGCCCACCGAGGTCAAGGCCGCTGTCACCGGCAACGGGCAGGCGGACAAGGCCGCCGTCACCAAGATGGTCACCAAGATCCTCCGGCTCGAGACCGCCCCCCGGCCGGCCGATGCCGCCGATGCCCTGGCCCTCGCGATCACGCACGCCTGGCGCAGGGGAGTGGGCGCCCAGGGCGCCGCGGCGGCCGGAGGCTCGATCACCCCCGCGCAGCGCATCTGGGCCGAGGCGGAAGCACGCGCACGACGGCGTTAACGCTGAATCCCGGGGCATGCCCTCCGGCGGTCCCGAAGCCGGATCCGGTGTGGCGGCTCGATCGAACGGCCGGACGCCGGTACCGTTAGACATTAGAACGTATGTTCGACGCCGGGTGACCACCCGGCCGACCCCGACAGCATCTGCCACTGGAGCGCCTCATGATCAGTTCCCTGCGCGGGACAGTGACCCACGTGGGCCTGCACTCCGCCGTCCTCGACGTCAACGGCTTCGGCATGCAGGTCCAGGCGACGCCCCAGACCCTCGCAGGGCTGCGCGTGGGCGAGCAGGCCTCCATCGCCACCGCCATGATCGTGCGCGAGGACTCCATGACGCTCTTCGGCTTCGAGGACGCCGACCAGCGCGAGGTGTTCGAGACGCTGCTGGCCGTCAGCGGCGTCGGCCCCCGCCTCGCCCTCGCCGTCCTCGCCGTGCACACCCCGGACGCCATCCGCATCGCGGCGTCGTCGGGCGACGACAAGGCCTTCAGCAAGGTGCCGGGCATCGGCCCCAAGGGCGCCCGGCGCATCGTGCTCGAGCTCGCCGGGAAGCTCGTGCCGCTCGAGGCGAAGCCCGGCGTGCCCGCGCAGACGTGGCAGGGGCAGGTCCTCACCGCCATGATGGGCCTCGGCTGGTCCGAGAAGGACGCCGGGACGGCGATCGACGCGGCCGTCGCCGAGGCGCCCGAGGTGGCGGCGATGGGTGACGTCGGGCAGATCCTGAAACTCACCCTGCGGCGGCTCGGCCAGGACGGTGCACGGAGCTCGGCCCGGACGAGGGTCGGCTCATGAGCGACAAGCAGCCCGAGGAGGCGCCGCTCGTCGCTCCCGCCGCCGATCCGGAGGACCGCGCCGTCGAGGCCGCGCTCCGGCCGAAGAACCTCGACGACTTCGTGGGGCAGAAGAGGGTGCGGCGGCAGCTCTCCCTCGTCCTGGAGGCGTCGCGCCTGCGCGGTCGCAGCGCCGACCACGTCCTGCTCTCGGGCCCTCCCGGGCTCGGCAAGACGACGCTCGCGATGATCATCGCGGCGGAGATGAACGCGCCGCTCCGCATCACCTCGGGGCCCGCGATCCAGCACGCGGGCGACCTCGCGGCGATCCTCTCCTCCCTGACCGAGGGCGAGGTGCTCTTCCTCGACGAGATCCACCGGATGTCCCGGCCCGCCGAGGAGATGCTCTACATGGCGATGGAGGACTTCCGGGTCGACATCATCGTGGGCAAGGGTCCCGGCGCCACGGCGATCCCCCTCGAACTGCCGCCCTTCACCCTCGTCGGAGCCACCACCCGGGCAGGGCTCCTGCCCGGCCCGCTCCGCGACCGCTTCGGCTTCACCGGGCACCTCGAGTTCTACTCCACCGAGGAACTCGAACTCGTGCTGCGCCGCTCGGCCATGCTCATGGACATGAAGGTGAACTCCGCGGCCTTCGCCGAGATCGCCGGCCGGTCGCGGGGCACGCCGCGCATCGCCAACCGCCTGCTCCGCCGCGTCCGCGACTGGGCGCTCGTGCACGGCATCGACCTCATCGACGCCCGCTCGGCGAGTGCCGCACTCGACATGTACGAGGTGGACGCCCGCGGCCTCGACCGCCTGGACCGCTCCGTCCTGACCGCGCTCATCACCAAGTTCAACGGTGGCCCGGTGGGCCTGTCGACGCTCGCCATCGCCGTCGGCGAGGAGCCCGAGACGGTGGAGACCGTTGCCGAGCCCTATCTGGTGCGCGAGGGGATGCTCGGCAGGACCCCGCGCGGCAGGATCGCGACGGCGGCCGCCTGGCAGCACCTCGGCCTGGAGATGCCGCAGAACGTCGCCGCCGCGATGCCCGAGGATCTCTTCTCGGTGGCACCCGAATCGCTGCTGGACACCGAATCCGCCCTTGACAGTTGGGCGCAGCCGGACTCCTGACGCGCCGGACGCCCAGAAATCCCCTTTACACTGGTGTCTTCCACTGTGTGCCGCGGCACAACGCTGCCGCCACACCCAATCCCAGGAACGGAACATTCCAGTGCTTGCACACGTAGTCGCGCAGTCCGCCTCAGGAGATGCCCCAGGTTTCGACATCTTCTCCCTCCTGCTGCCGCTGGCGTTGGCGTTCCTGATCTTCACCATGTTCCGCCGTCAGCGGAAGACGCAGCAGCAGGTGAAGGACATGCGCACCCAGATGGAGCCCGGTACCGAGGTCATGACCCAGTTCGGTCTCTACGGCACGATCGTCTCGATCGACCAGGAGAACAACAAGGCCGTCCTCGAACTCTCGCCCGGCAACCTGGCGACCGTGCACACCCAGGCCCTCTCGAAGGTCGTGGAGCAGACCCCGGCAGCG
This genomic interval from Arthrobacter agilis contains the following:
- a CDS encoding YebC/PmpR family DNA-binding transcriptional regulator, translating into MSGHSKWATTKHKKAAIDAKRAKSFAKLIKNIEVAARAGGADVAGNPGLELAVSKAKKTSVPIDNINRAVKRGAGLLGEAVDYQTIMYEARGPQGSALLIECLTDNKNRAASEVRLGISRNGGTIADPGSVSYLFARKGVVTLPKNGLTEDELLMSVLDAGADEVKESADTFEIVSEPQDLRAVVAALDESSIEYETDDVEFVPSMQVDLDTEGARKFLKLVDALEELDDVQNVYSNAHLPDDVLAELENDD
- a CDS encoding GNAT family N-acetyltransferase produces the protein MSGSVIVLTGPPGSGKSTTARALAGTYPRAVHLHTDDFWHVIVSGGIPPYLAESDAQNQVVVDAVARAAFTYARGGYTVVVDGIMGPWMLGHYRRALRHHPGVELQYVVLRPDRPTALARARQRADPGALVDEGPILALWDQFADLGVLDGHAIDSTGHEEAETLRAVQDALAGGRYRLTHDGGSPRDPAIGAEDDRDEVPHASLGADEEDLLHGGRRTPRLLLRRLLPGDEEAVLAYRSDAHASRYLGHGPMEPGRYAGWLAERATGWSLERPGDRRFYAVVESASERVVGDAVLIRAGEGLQGELGMFLHPETSGLGYSLEAGRALLDIAFSELAWHRVVARADADNRSSVRAIEKLGLRREGLFVEGTPRGDTWADTVQYALLAREWAASGA
- a CDS encoding type 1 glutamine amidotransferase: MSDAPSATALTEAPADPSKGSLRILQLYPREMNIYGDYGNVLVLKRRLAWRGYGAEILEHNTGDEFPDDVDLIVGGGGQDSGQVVIQDDLQAIAPRLRGLAEDGTPMLLICGLYQLFGNAFHTHDGTVIPGIGVLDLETRGGTERLIGNVVATSEEFGEIHGYENHSGQTFLGNGLKPLATVVKGAGNNAQEKHEGARYRNIVASYLHGSLLPKNPAIADFLLRTAAERKFGAFDDGGVDDSLADLARRHAGARPR
- a CDS encoding DUF1990 family protein, encoding MSRREATTAPHQPLWPPTDGAFRRSEMTAVLGRGDTTWQRAGSEVLRWAVKTRSGFSVSSPWPVVPGERLTVTATVLGLTVAEPVEVVAVVEQPERIGFSYRTRPGHPVRGEEAFIVHRDGDTVLITVRSLTRAASSQPWRALFPLLLVAQRIVRRRYLRALRQ
- the ruvA gene encoding Holliday junction branch migration protein RuvA; translated protein: MISSLRGTVTHVGLHSAVLDVNGFGMQVQATPQTLAGLRVGEQASIATAMIVREDSMTLFGFEDADQREVFETLLAVSGVGPRLALAVLAVHTPDAIRIAASSGDDKAFSKVPGIGPKGARRIVLELAGKLVPLEAKPGVPAQTWQGQVLTAMMGLGWSEKDAGTAIDAAVAEAPEVAAMGDVGQILKLTLRRLGQDGARSSARTRVGS
- the pdxT gene encoding pyridoxal 5'-phosphate synthase glutaminase subunit PdxT, whose translation is MTSSSSSAPSSVPGAPSDAAPTATPEPGGTAAATVRTGRDVVVGVLAVQGDVREHIATIESLGGRAVPVRRAAELAAIDGLILPGGESTTMDKLTRTFGLAGPLRELIAGGLPVYGSCAGMILLSDVIADPATDRNGDPQQTFGGLDMVVRRNAFGRQRESFETDLAFAGLATTGPVPGDDPVRAVFIRAPWVEKVGADVEVLAQVPAAETPQAGPSDGVPGSDQGSAPGGPGADLEPVARIVAVRSGNLLATSFHPEVTGERRVHELFIRMIRGEA
- a CDS encoding Mur ligase family protein gives rise to the protein MNPLPVLVGKAVRIASRLRGGGSAFPGLVVERLDPGFMGRALSTLPHGVVVVSGTNGKTTTTKMVVELLEGQGLKVFTNRTGSNFTRGVAASLLGDVDWRGRLDADVAVLELDEAHAVHFVKLVPPRYSLLLNVLRDQLDRFGEIDATTRLLERIALATTGTVVLNREDPRVAGLAASIPSARVAYFGLDASLRSTFPNDDELRGAKGTAPASALPADVVLRSVDGNAASFEVDGAITHTDLRLRGVYNIFNAAAALAAARAVLDGTADTARLFSSLAAVEPAFGRGESLVVDGQALELVLVKNPSGFRLGLKSFDAAGCATMVAINDNYADGRDMSWLWDVDFDSLGLGGVDMVSGVRAYDMALRLTYDDVRVGAVEPDITAALQQFIRGSEGRPKRIFCTYTAMLAVRRELSKITKVEVVS
- a CDS encoding VOC family protein, which produces MAKGVATVWVPVEDMGRALAFYRDTLGLSVTMEQEDWSMVDAGGLTIGLNARESAHGGRGGGAVISFEPEGSIEDELERISSRGGASIEGDISEYPWGRILPFKDSEGNDLQLYSPPAEG
- the ruvC gene encoding crossover junction endodeoxyribonuclease RuvC produces the protein MTYRVMGVDPGLTRCGLAVVDIEPNRRSTLVAVGVVGTEAGRSLDERLLVISEAVDSWLDLHQPQVLAVERVFSQLNVSTVMGTAQASGVVIVSAARRGIPVALHTPTEVKAAVTGNGQADKAAVTKMVTKILRLETAPRPADAADALALAITHAWRRGVGAQGAAAAGGSITPAQRIWAEAEARARRR
- a CDS encoding alpha/beta hydrolase domain-containing protein; this translates as MSMRSRTSVLLSLSLVVAGLGVSAGPAAAKAPPPEAPVAAAAPDGTTPIPAVEGPLDSSAESYPFGAADHQEVPQDLGDLGYVEEEYLVSGTSNVYTWPTQGPAQIRTPDAPYTTRVLVRKPAKGREFSGNVVVEMLNPSNLFDLNIGWAVAQEQIVANGDAWVGITAKPIAVEALKNFDPERYASLSFANPLPLSDPANCATVASDSSRSTENGLIWDIYSQVGAWLKSDDDANPLRYGSRTTKVEHAYGFGYSQTGGYLVDYINGVHPRVVESDGAPVYDAYIVAVAGGAFAGAYPMNQCEPAPPATDARRQFKDVGVPIMRLMSQSDYLLGIGSRRADSDAPGDQYRHYEMAGAGHATPDELTYSASSADIIAAGRAVPPASCNEGPRSRFPSSIFFNAALRNLDLWVRDGIAPPHAEPILVRDGAPVLDEFGNVQGGLRSPFLDAPTSTWYGTATGASFCFIAGYERPLSQDVIDGLYRNHGAYVRAVKDSTRSLERQGFLTDYDARELAKDAARSDIP